The Dendropsophus ebraccatus isolate aDenEbr1 chromosome 2, aDenEbr1.pat, whole genome shotgun sequence DNA segment TGGCCCACATTTATTAAGCACTTTATGCCAAGTTTTGTCCTACACTGTGTGTTGGGGGTGAATAATGTATTACTTTGTCTTTTTGGGTCTGTTTCTTTATCTGCTGGCTAGCAAAACCTCTTTCTATCCACTTTTGTCTACAGACAGACATGCAGCATTCCCAACCAACACACACATCCACCACAgtacgaacaaaaaaaaaaaaaacaacttaccaAGAGTAAGGGCCTATTCCCACGCTCCATAAATAATGTGGACTCATACATCCACAGAGCTCTGGCgcagcggggacatttttaagcccggcgcaaAAAAACgctagacttaataaatgtccccaatgAGGTTTAATAATTTTATTGGGGAGGCAACACCATAATTATTCACCAGCATATTGATAAGGACGAATACAGCAAAATTgtagatattaataaaaaaaatttattatcaTGATCATATTGGATGGCATTTACCACAAAGGTCATTTCAAGTCTTAGTCAATAAACCATTAATAACTATGACAACAAATAATTATTATGACAACAAATGTATAGCGCATCCACATTTATACAGAGGAGAATACTCTAATTTTCAGTTAATGCTCAGGGGGTCACAGTATAATACAATGGGCCAGCATCCAGCACCCCTGCCAATGGCATCAGCAACACACAGGGAACGgaggaagcagaaaactctgtatTGTACCGTGTTATGTAGCAGCCATGATGGGttactgctagagatgagagaacctggagcatgctcgagtcgatccgaacccgaactttcggcatttgattagcggtggctgctgaacttggataaagccctaaggctatgtggaaatcatggatatagtcattggctgtatccatgttttccagacaaccttagagctttatccaagttcagcagcccccgctaatcaaatactgaatgttcgggttcggattgacccgaacccggttcgctcatttctagttactGCATCTCagtttctattgaagtgaatggaggtgaactACAGTAAACCAGCATGGCCACTAAATGATGGGGGTGCTAGTTCTTGGCACAACACTGATCAGATATGACCCAAGGATAggatagatgagcgaaccgggtttgggtcgatccgaacccgaacgttcagtatttgattagctggggctgctgaacttggataaagctctaaggttgtctggaaaacatggatacagccaatgactatatccatgatttccacatagccttagggctttatccaacttcagcagccactgctaatcaaatgccgaaagttcgggttcggatcgactcgagcatactcaaggtttgctcatctctagtcaataataataataataataataataataaaaaaaaacaacatttaaaggggttgtccagcgaagatctttttctttcaaatcaactgatatcagaaagctatatagatttgtaatttacttctattaaaaaatctcaagtcttcccttaagtattagctgctatatgtcatgtaggaaatgttttattttcagtctgacacagtgctctctgctgacacctctggctgagtcaggaactgtccagagctggagaggctttctatgagaatttgctgctggacagttcctgtcttggccagagatgtcagcagagagcactgtcagactgaaaataaaacaccacttcctgcaggacatagagcagcttataagtatttgaagacttgagattaaaaaatctcaagtcttcccatacttatcagctgctgtatgtcctgcaggaagtgatgttttattaatgacaaatctatataaaactttctgacaccagctgatttgactGAAAAAGACTttcgctgggcaacccctttaagtgtgggcTGTCTAACCATAGATATACTGTAGGACTGTATATAAAATAGTATTCTAAAATAAAAGTCTCTATAGACCTATCCTATGTTATAGGATAAATGTTTATATCAGTATAAAAGTACCATTAAATGTTGTGCTTTTATTAGCTACAATGTAATCCAACTGTTTCATTTTGAACAATGGGCATCCCAAAAACGTACAGATGAAATAGagcaatacaaaacaaaaaaaaacacaaaaaactgttcACAGTGTAGACATGAGGCAGAGCTTTAAAAAGATGAAATGGTATCAGGCTAAGGAAGGAACTACCTTTCATTGCTTTACTGCATGTTGCAGCAGTTTAAggtactggggaaaaaaatgttgagCCAGTGTCAGCCACACCAGTCGCCTACCTACACTAACTGTGACACACTGTCACAATTCAGATGCCTACTGACTAGTCACTGACTAACATCATTTAGATGACTTCACTGATCACCAGGATCCATCCTCTGAATGGAATCCGATCACATAATATTGGAAGCAGCATGAGGGTGAAGGGGGTGTAAATCACGGAAAAATCTACACCAATTCTGAGCAAATGTAGATTTCTGGAACTGTCGCACAGGGTGAGGGCAGGATTTTGGCAAGACCAGCATATAGATACACCAGTcctgataacccccccccctcccctttgtgccAATCTTATAATACAGTATCTGTACAAGTGATtgagaccacccacttgactacttagccaagGCCGGGCAAAAATGTACGTGACTAAACACCAAGTTATGGGACTttttacaaaactatatattagtctgctcagctcctcctgctctataacaaggtacctgcagattggactgtatttttaatgtgacaggttcTCTTGTCTGACCACACGCAAGATATATTAAGAAATTAACCACCACAGATATTCACATACAATGGGCACTTCATTCATATCATATTTTTCTATAAGAAGTGATGAGCAGCTTGATCAGCATGCcaatgtatacatgtactataaaTTCTATTAAATCTTCAGACTCAAGACACATCACAATCTATCAGGTTAGCTAACATCAGTCAGTAAatcttgtgtattgcactgtacaaACTTGTTGCTTGTAGAAATTTATTCTTGGAGATAGTTGACATATATGAGGTTGAATCACTTGTTTCTGGCATTATGAAACTCACCTGCAGCCAGGCTTACAAGTTGGATTTCCATCTAGTGATATAGCCACTATATTTACATGTGGACACATAAGCCCCTGGGACTTTGAGTGACCATGTAGTGCTTTAGCCATACCCGGTCTTGTTATAGACCTCCAAAGCAAACATATTTAACCTCTAAATACTCATCAATGCCATACTTGGATCCTTCTCTTCCAAGGCCTGACTGTTTCACTCCACCAAATGGACACTCAACAGACGAGAGCAGTCCTTCATTAACCCCCACCATGCCAACCTCCAGACGTTCAGCCACTCGCCAGATCTGTGCTGGGTCTTGGGAATAGAAGTAACCTGCATACAGACACAAATATGTTTACATGTCTACATATACAGCAGATACCAAACCTTTCTAATATAGTTAACCATTAAGAAGCTATCTTGGGACATGAGGACACAGCACCGTTGTGGGGTTTTTTCATCACTGCATTCCAAGaaccataacttttttatttattgaaaTCTTGATTTTGAGGGATTAGGTGTTTCTACTGGCATCATTTTGAGGTACATATAATGTAAAACGTATTAATCTTGGGGGAGGGAAAGGGGAACAAAAATAGAAGCAATTTTACCATTGTGTTTAGGACTTTGTTTGCCATGATATATAAATGAGATACTGACTGCATTCTGTGGGTCAGTAGGACTGCAGAGTTATCTCAAATCCTAGCAGTTATAGCAGTGTCagctgtaatatatgggtaccATCCTTGTGCTATTCACTTATGACACTTGATGCTAACTACAGACCATAGTGCAAAGGGTTAATTATATATAAGGATTTACAGTAACAGCAAGAGAATGATACTTTAGGTATTGTTCTCTCTTAGTCTATAGCTATATCTATTAATATCTAAATCCAATCCTTTCTCTCTATAAAATGAGTGCATACCTGCTAGGCCTACATTGGCTGAATTTGCGATTGCAATTGCCTCCTCTTCAGTGTCAAACCTGGTAGAAAGAGAGAAACAAAGACTATAACATATCCGCTGCCCTTAGCAGTGACACACATACAACCTATTTGCATCAGGAGATTAAAGACATGTAGAAAAGTCTCTTGGTGCCATGCTGAATTTGTCTCTGATGCTTCACTGACAGGCAGTCTATACTGATCTAACGGAGAAAAACAGGAGGAATGACTGGATAGAAATACATCCTAAATAAAGCCAGCATTAATCTTCTGTTCCACATCAAAACTAAGACTGCAAACCTTCCATCAGGGCAATAACccattaaggtcaaagccaattttcgtttttgcacttttgctttttccactttatgtttaaaaggccatagcgcttgcattttttcacctagagacccacatgagcccttattttttgcgacaccaattatactttgcaataacagattTTATTTCcccatatgctgcgaaaccagaaaaaaaaaatttgcgctgtcaaattgaaaaaaaaaaaaaggaatttgtttttatttcagggagtttcatgtttacgctgtttaccctggggtaaaactgacttgttacacatgttcctcaagtcgttacgattacaacgatataaaacatgtataacttttattttatttgatggcttgtaaaaaattcaaaccatttttaacaaatatacgttccttaaaatcgctccattcccaggcttataacgcttttatcctttggtctatggggctgtgcgaggtgtcattttttgcgccatgacatgtactttctatcggtaccttgattgcgcatatacgactttttgattgccttttattacatttttttctggatttgatgcaaacaaaaatgcgcaattttgcactttttttgcgcttacgccgtttaccgtacgagatcaggaatgtgacaatttaatagtttgtgcgattacgcgcgcggcgataataaatatgtttatttatttgtttttttatttatttataaaatgggaaaagggggtgatttggacttttattaggggaggggatttttattaataaaaacatttttacttttatttttacattaactagaagtccctaAAAAAGGGCAATAGAGGGATCTTGTCAAGGATTGGTCTTCAGCTTATGAATAGCAGCCTTACAGGAAATATATTCTTCCCAGCTTTCTTAGAGCAGTAGTCTACAGACTGTTGCTGTTGGTTTGCAGCTGATAAATATAGGTTGGCAGGCATGTACAGTTTATTAGGTAATTGCATAGCTAGCCAGCAGTGTGCGatttgtttttgtatgttttttcatgttttattttttttagattttattaGAATTTATGTATCATTATGCATAATGTTTATCATGTAACAGGAAAATTTCAGAAATGTAGGGAAAACAGAGGTAGTGAGAAAGTAAAGATTACAGATGCACAACGCTCCGTTCATTTATAACCATATCTTCAATGTAATAGATCTTCCTATATGAAAGATTAGTAGATTACATTTACTGCCTAATCTATGTAAACTTTGGAGGGGTGAGTGTTATCAGGTTCCACGATATCCTACCACCACCATTCTATAACAAGCAACCTAAGGACAAAGCCTAAAGCTTTCTTACCGGATGACTGGCGCTAGAGGTCCAAATGTTTCTTCTTTAGAGCAAAGCATCTGCGTGGTAACATTGCTCAACAAAgttggctcatagaagttctttCCAACATCAGATCGCTTGCCTCCAGCTACAACTTGAGCTCCTTGACAGACTGCATCCTTAACATGGTGTTCCACCTATAGTTACAGCAATAGTAGGTTTAtattctaaaaaaacaactttttttcagcCCTATATACATACTAAATGATATATCAGTTGCCAGAGACTGACAGGCACCTCCTTTTATAGTActaaaaaaatatactgtatattcaaaCAATTAAACCTCTGCAAAAGTTTGGGTATAAAATCACATGTATCTCCAGCACTGGAATAACCCATTGTCCTTACCTTGTCCACCGCTTTTTCATTGATGAGGGGTCCCTGGGTGACACCTTCATCGAATCCATTTCCAACACGTAATTCCTTTCCCATTAGTGATGACAGCTTTTTCACAAATGCATCATGTATTCCTTTCTGAACCAGGAATTTATTTGTACATACACAAGTCTAGATGAAAGATATCTGTAGTCAGCACTGCATAGCTATTGTGGACAGAATATACAATGAAGCATCATATGTATGCTATGTAACATACTATGGGCAACCTATGTCTAGATGATGATCAGGACTATATAATAGCAGTAATTTACCCCACCACCTAAATGAAGCACTGCAACTGAAAGGTAACAGTATAATATAGATATGACACAACCAGGAATAGGAAAAAGAGGTTGTCCAAAAATGACATTcaatttaaaaggggttatccagaattaggaaTAGCACAAgtgctttcttgcagaaacagctccacacctgtccttgggttatatatggtattacagttcagttccattcactttaatatacCTGGACTACAAAACCACACttaaactggggacaagagttgtgctgtttcttaAAGAAAGCAGCCGTGTTTTTGTATATTCACAATTATTTCCTTCCTGTCTTGTCTTGATTGTGACATGTTTTTCCTGATAGAGTTTGTCTGTTAGGATAAATGAGGCTCTGTTAACTTTTGCGCCACCTTGTCTTAATTAAAGGGTAGAAAGGGGCATCATGACCTGGTATGGTGAGTGGGGCAATACAAAATTCATCTTAATCCTACTTTGCTGCTGCTTTGTTAGGGCACATTTTAGCCCTTCTTCCTCCCCACATGAAGACATGGAATCAGTTATAATGTTACAGAACCTCAGTACCTGTCCAGAATTGCGAAACTTAGAGGCAAGCGCTCCAGCAGCAGCCTTGTCGACGTCAGCACTGTCAAAAACAATGAACGGAGCATGTCCACCAAGCTCCATAGACACTCTCTTCACAGAATCTGCCGCGTATCTAAGTAGGATCTGCACATAGGAATGAATAATCCTGGTCAGTCCCGCAAAGGGAAAATATACCACTCAGCTACTGAATGAATGCATCTTCAACCTATGGTTAGGAATTAGAATGCAGGTAATGGTTTCCTTATGGTGgaatttaaagggcttatccagggttagaaaatcATGGCTCCTTTCTTCCGAAAACAGCATGAGTCCCGTCATAAGTTTCGGTGTGGGTTTGGCAACTTCACTCCATTGCAGtaaatggaggtgaattgtaatacctcacacaacctgaagacaggggtggtgatgtttttgtaagaaagtagctatgtATTTTTAAAGCCTGGATGACCCGTTTAATGAAAATTTAAGTAATGCTAAACGTTTGTCATCCATTCATTTATCAGCATTGGTTTGCCACAGAGGTGATCTGTGCAGAGTTTAAAGATGCTACAACAGAGGTAAGCTGAATGTCCAAATGCACTGCTCAGGTATACACTGCCTCACCTAGTTAGGTGCGAGGCCTTTACAATAGGTAATAACTATAGGTAATAAGGGGGTTTCATTATTTTAACAAATTGGTCAGAATGCACAGCCTTTGGAGTCAGtaactgctcacaatgatggaacTACATATACCGCCATACCAAATAAACGAAACATTCCAGAACTAGTAATATCCACCACGTCCATGGGCTATGTCTCATATTGTAGTTCAAAACTGCAAAAATTTAATCATCATAGGACACTCACTAAAGTCCATGTCTCAGACAgacgtgaaaagttttgattggttaggTTTCGACCTCCATTGATTATTAGATAGAGCCTGGAAAAGTTCTTGGCTGTGAACTTCTCTCGTCAGCTCCCTGCGATCATCTTGCTGAGACTAGAgacaagcaaatttacagtattagcgAAGCTGCCTTTGAACTACGCCCACAAGTGTCCCAGGACTGCATCTAGCTTTTCCGGGCACCCAGAGCAGAGTTTAAAGGCTGCCGGCTAACAAGCCAACAACTGAGCGTAGCGAATCGCTTCCCTTTGCTAATActgatttgctcatcactagcttTCCTGCTGCAAGACAAAGATTGCAGTAACACAACAAGAGACGTGCTCCTGGCTGTATCTAATGACTGagacccagatgactagttcctacCAGCGCGCTGGAATTAAAGGCATTTTTAACTTATCAATGAAGACACCACAGATACGGTAAGAGAGCTGTGTAGAAGATTTATTTAATGCAGCTGGGAGCTCTATCCGCACAATCATGCTTATTGgttcctgttaaaggggtagtgtggcgctaaacaattattcacaaaataacacacattacatagttatacaacgacgcggaagtgttggtgcattatacttaccccatctcgtgtcgacccccgtccgccatcttgtgacaatgacgtcaacttcgggaggccggccgaaccgctccatccgtccctcaagccgggccgccctctgccgcgtcatcagcagctcagccgtgattggctgagcataactgtgctcaggcaatcgtggctgagcacagttatgactcggcataggggggccggcatgagggacggatggagcggctcggccggcctcccgaagttgacgtcattgtcacaagatggcggacgggggtcgacacgagatggggtaagtataatgcaccacacttccaggtctagtgtgggtgggtgggggggacacggggaagggggacattcacatacataatacacattacaaagttgcataaatatgtaatgtgtgttattttgtgaataattgtttagcgccgcactacccctttaacttacaaaTTTTGTTCCATATAAACCCTCCACCCCATTTAGTATGTCTGACTCTCCTATTCAGCTCTATGAACAGAACAGTCGCTTGTCCAGCACTTCAGCCAATAGTCACATTATCACAGCAGTTCACTTTACTTTAGACATGTGTGGCATTTACCTTTCCTGTTGCAGTAGACCCTGTAAAAGATATTTTAGCTACGGACGGATCTGTGCAGAGAACTTCTCCAACTGCAGGAGCCTTCTCCCGGGAACAAGGCACAACATTATatactcctgccgggatccctgcCTGGTGAGCAAGCTACAAAAACACAGCAGCATTAATACACCACATCCTTTATGTAATGGGTCAGATTTACAATACAGGTTATAAGGCTGAGTATTTACCTCTGCAAGGGCCAAGGCAGACAATGGGGTATCTTCTGCTGGCTTCACTACAACTGTACAGCCAGCAGCTAAGGCAGCACCCACCTTCCTTGTGATCATGGCACTGGGAAAATTCCACTGATACCGAGAAAAGTATAAGGAGTAAATTagttgtatggaaaaaaaaaaaagaaacatactgCCTCATTTCAAGATCTGACTACAAGGCATCAAAAAGAGTCTGTAAAAGACATATTTTTGCTCTAGAAGCTATATCAGGGCCTCCCCCATGTTCACATTTAACTATTGGAATTTCTAAAGCAGGGTTATTCTTTCATTGACCCCCTGCCGACTGCCCACGTTAACTAATGGGCTAGGCAGGGGTGCATGGTTtaaggagctgagcttgctccaTACACAGTGGGTGTCTGTTGCTAAGTGCAGCAGACACCAGCTACTATTGACTGACATCATTGAACCTGCTGATGTCAGTCATGTAACCACTTAAAACCAATAGTAATTGTGGAACTTACATGTCAGGTTCTGCACCTGTAGGGGTCCGTTTGACACCCCCACAATGTAATTGTGGGGTGCTGATGGATTACTTCTGCAGTTGAAGGTCTACACTTACCCTTTATAGTTGCCAAAGTGACTCTGCTAATAGAGTCTGGCTTTGCATGGATCAGTATTAGCTACCTAATGATTGCTTATGAAAGTTCCCTAGAGTCCTTCATAAggttataaaaaatgtttttaaaaatattaaataatctCCTTTttccatataataaaaaaaatcttttgtatCAAGCTGTCTAAGCTTATATGTTATTGATCCAGCATAGAAAATGTTGTAagcaaatgaaaaacaaaaacacaattgtgttttttttttgtcaaagttaaaaattgatcaaaaagtcccatctatACCACAATCGTAATGGTAAAAATGACaaatcatggcgtaaaaaatgagCCCCTAGACAGCAACATagacataataataaaaacatttttaagttTGTGGTTTTTTTAAACATAGTAACTAAATCTTCAAATTACAAGATATAACTGACTGAACAATACCTCAATATGCCCAAAGCAACTGTAAGCCAAGGATTAATACATGAAAAACATGACAAACTACCAGCAAACAAGGACTACACAATAAATTGTAACACTGCTTATTTCAGCACTCAAGTAGTTCATACTTTGCAAGCAGACATTACACAATAGTATGGCTTCAAAATCCTAGTTTACCACATACCGGGGTTATGATGGAGGCAACTCCAACAGGCTGTTTGAGGACTACGGCTCGGCGGTCTTTCATGGGCACAGAAATCACATCTCCATATATGCGACGCGCCTCCTCGGAGAACCACTCTAGGAATCCTGCTGCATACACTATTTCTCCAAGTGCTTCCTTTGTCGGCTTTCCCTATAAGAAATATACGAAGGTCATATGATGGCACCACTATGAATAAATCAAGACACAGAAGGTGTGAAAAGAGAACAACCATCCAGACAGAACATTGATTTTTATGTAAGGCCTCTAATAGTACCAGCATAATAgatgcccatagaggatagtgaaTAAGTTCTCCTTTCCTAATGATCATTAAGAAACAGCCGTCTTTCCCCGCTATGTTCctaaagtggaaacatagcctgagACTACCCTAAGCCTCTTAAAGGGCtctgacttttttattttttcaaaagagcctaTGACATGGGATCCCATCTCGCCCGCTGACTGGCTGACCGtcgctgacacgtcacaacccaggtccCAACCAGGAAGCTGCCAGGGGACCAGGAaccggagcagaggacagcggaccctgtactagagccagggaggtaggagCATGTAATTATGTTCAGCCATCTCCTCCCTCGGCtcttttaaaaaaggaaaaaaaaaaaaaaagtccaagccCAGACTTTTTGTGGTATATGTTTGAAGTCTTTTTTGATCGGTATACTTTGACTTGtgatgtgaatacagccttatagTATTCTTCTAAGTTTCCAAGAATTCATCCTAATGCCACAACATACACAACCCACAATTCTGGGATTTCAAACACTTTACTTACATTTTCAGCTGTGATAATTCGGGCCAGCTCATCTTTGTTCTGGATCATGA contains these protein-coding regions:
- the ALDH5A1 gene encoding succinate-semialdehyde dehydrogenase, mitochondrial gives rise to the protein MSGILRLPCRMASTCAPALPASLLRSAAYVGGSWLHASDAKTFPVLDPATGAELVQVADCGPRECREAVRAAAGAFQAWKDVSSKERSILLRRWYDLMIQNKDELARIITAENGKPTKEALGEIVYAAGFLEWFSEEARRIYGDVISVPMKDRRAVVLKQPVGVASIITPWNFPSAMITRKVGAALAAGCTVVVKPAEDTPLSALALAELAHQAGIPAGVYNVVPCSREKAPAVGEVLCTDPSVAKISFTGSTATGKILLRYAADSVKRVSMELGGHAPFIVFDSADVDKAAAGALASKFRNSGQTCVCTNKFLVQKGIHDAFVKKLSSLMGKELRVGNGFDEGVTQGPLINEKAVDKVEHHVKDAVCQGAQVVAGGKRSDVGKNFYEPTLLSNVTTQMLCSKEETFGPLAPVIRFDTEEEAIAIANSANVGLAGYFYSQDPAQIWRVAERLEVGMVGVNEGLLSSVECPFGGVKQSGLGREGSKYGIDEYLEVKYVCFGGL